The following coding sequences are from one Lolium rigidum isolate FL_2022 chromosome 6, APGP_CSIRO_Lrig_0.1, whole genome shotgun sequence window:
- the LOC124661203 gene encoding beta-glucosidase 4-like, which translates to MESSGNGGEAAGEVTRADFPEGFVFGVATSAYQIEGARHEGGKGDSIWDVFADKKEHILDGSSGEVAVDHYHRYKEDIELMAKLGFRAYRFSISWSRIFPDGLGKEINEQGVAFYNNLIDFMIEKGIQPYATLYHWDLPNNLHQTMGGWLSDKIVEYFALYAEACFANFGDRVKHWMTINEPLSTSLSGYANGNFAPGVCESEAGEPFLAAHHQILAHAASVDVYRRKFKALQGGQVGFVVDCIWAEPASDKMEDQDAAARFIDFLLGWYLDPIYFGDYPESMRQRLGDHLPKFSAKDREFIRNKIDFIGLNNYTSRFIANHTNPQGKQIHFYHAQQTKMMDKSSSGEGIGERAASNWLYIVPWGIRKMINHVAKKYDNPIIYITENGMDDEDDPSATLDQVLNDTKRVGFFKGYVSGVAEAIRDGADVRGYFAWSFLDNFEWAMGYTKRFGIVYVDYKNGFSRHPKASAMWFSRFLNGEAADNKPDTN; encoded by the exons ATGGAAAGCAGTGGGAACGGCGGCGAGGCGGCCGGTGAAGTGACCCGCGCCGACTTCCCCGAGGGATTCGTCTTCGGTGTTGCCACCTCCGCCTACCAG ATCGAGGGGGCAAGACATGAGGGTGGCAAAGGCGATAGCATATGGGATGTATTTGCAGATAAAAAAG AGCATATCCTAGATGGAAGCTCTGGAGAAGTTGCAGTTGATCATTACCATCGATACAAG GAAGACATTGAGCTCATGGCCAAGTTGGGGTTTCGTGCTTATAGATTTTCCATATCTTGGTCACGGATATTTCCTG ATGGCCTAGGGAAGGAGATCAATGAGCAAGGAGTTGCTTTCTATAACAATCTTATAGATTTCATGATTGAGAAAG GTATTCAGCCTTATGCAACTCTGTATCACTGGGATCTTCCAAATAACCTTCACCAGACTATGGGGGGTTGGCTTTCGGACAAGATTGT AGAGTACTTCGCATTATATGCAGAAGCGTGCTTTGCAAATTTTGGCGATAGAGTTAAGCATTGGATGACAATCAATGAACCTCTTTCAACATCCCTCAGTGGTTATGCGAATGGAAACTTTGCACCCGGAGTATGTGAAAGTGAAGCTGGTGAACCTTTCTTGGCCGCCCATCACCAGATCTTAGCGCATGCTGCTTCTGTTGATGTCTACAGAAGAAAATTTAAG GCTTTACAAGGTGGCCAAGTTGGGTTTGTTGTTGATTGTATATGGGCAGAGCCAGCGTCTGATAAAATGGAAGATCAGGATGCTGCAGCACGATTTATAGACTTTCTACTTGGATG GTACCTGGACCCAATATACTTTGGTGATTATCCAGAAAGCATGCGGCAGAGATTGGGCGATCATCTTCCAAAATTCTCAGCGAAAGATCGTGAATTTATCAGGAACAAAATTGATTTTATTGGATTAAATAACTATACATCAAGATTCATTGCTAATCACACAAACCCGCAGGGAAAACAGATCCATTTTTATCATGCTCAACAGACAAAGATGATGG ACAAATCGAGTAGCGGTGAAGGAATTGGTGAAAGA GCTGCGTCTAATTGGCTTTATATAGTTCCTTGGGGTATTCGGAAAATGATTAACCATGTCGCAAAGAAATATGACAATCCAATAATATATATAACAGAGAATG GCATGGATGACGAAGATGATCCATCAGCAACACTTGATCAGGTCTTAAATGATACAAAGAGGGTTGGATTCTTCAAAGGATATGTTAGTGGAGTCGCAGAAGCAATAAG GGATGGTGCCGATGTTCGTGGGTACTTTGCATGGTCATTCTTGGATAACTTTGAGTGGGCGATGGGATACACCAAGAGGTTTGGGATTGTCTATGTTGATTATAAGAATGGGTTCTCCCGACACCCTAAAGCATCAGCCATGTGGTTTTCACGTTTCTTGAACGGCGAGGCTGCTGACAACAAACCTGACACAAACTAA